The window TTGCGCCTGTGGGGGTGCCGAATACGTCAAAGATCTTCGCAATTTGGCTGATATCCCCATCACCTGTGAAGAGAGGGCGTCCGTGACCCCGCAGGAGCTCGGCAAAGACGCACCCGGCCGCCCACACATCCACCTCGTACCCGTAACGTCGATGGCCAAAAAGCAGCTCTGGTGCACGGTACCAGCGCGAGACCACCTCGTGCGACATGTCCGACCCTAGTGGGCGACTGAGACCAAAGTCGCCGAGCTTGAGGCACCCGTCCGCAGCGACAAAGCAATTTGAGGGCTTTACATCGCGGTGTAGAATACCGCTAGCGTGCATTGAGTGTAGCGCAGTAAGAAGCATCCGCAGATAGGACTGCGTcaacagcagcggaagcgggtgAGTCGGTCTGCACTTGCGCAAGACACATGCCAAGTCTTCCACACAGCGCTCCATGACGACAGCCATGTGGGACCCATACGGTGTAATCTCGA is drawn from Leishmania braziliensis MHOM/BR/75/M2904 complete genome, chromosome 26 and contains these coding sequences:
- a CDS encoding putative protein kinase; translation: MEKYTLGPVIGEGQFGSVRMATVKATGQTVAVKLLHVPRLTEGIPHPVARELLIASRLDSPFLVKTIEITPYGSHMAVVMERCVEDLACVLRKCRPTHPLPLLLTQSYLRMLLTALHSMHASGILHRDVKPSNCFVAADGCLKLGDFGLSRPLGSDMSHEVVSRWYRAPELLFGHRRYGYEVDVWAAGCVFAELLRGHGRPLFTGDGDISQIAKIFDVFGTPTGATCNFYRQLPDWEKVYFEEKKGTGLPALLPFVPSEALDLLSTMLALDPASRCSAAEALNHPFFGLSNIALHA